A genomic stretch from Pomacea canaliculata isolate SZHN2017 linkage group LG2, ASM307304v1, whole genome shotgun sequence includes:
- the LOC112557193 gene encoding uncharacterized protein LOC112557193, whose protein sequence is MTMTDEDKLMSQRVYFIVQYSPEGLRDYDEIVEFKCDYPPVQFREFTADLETQRLDPSLLPHGTWTDTSENFVYKLLDEEMRPLPSESVVNVGDILFFQISLTETSGLADMIVKRCTLLDSHSREEAKYFTDLLDQSGCVLPPLGMSINNQGKSVTLGFRVIRYTFSPVLYINCQVSGCVPTTLNDVDRAVGLRDKRGWQARTPIQIISLTTSLHIFECGSAIRKHSKTLSHGRVILTFVRKQQSSGSF, encoded by the exons ATGACCATGACTGACGAGGATAAACTT ATGTCTCAACGAGTGTACTTCATCGTACAATATTCACCCGAGGGTCTGAGAGACTATGATGAAATTGTGGAGTTCAAGTGCGACTATCCTCCCGTCCAGTTTCGCGAGTTCACAGCTGACCTCGAGACTCAGCGCCTCGACCCTAG tttgttgCCTCATGGGACTTGGACGGACACGTCGGAGAACTTCGTGTACAAGCTTCTGGACGAAGAGATGAGGCCACTTCCTTCAGAGTCAGTGGTAAACGTTGGGGACATACTCTTCTTCCAAATCAGCCTAACCGAAACATCAG GTCTGGCAGACATGATTGTCAAACGTTGCACGCTGCTTGATTCACACAGTCGTGAAGAGGCCAAGTATTTCACGGATCTGCTGGATCAGTCTGG GTGTGTGCTGCCTCCTCTTGGCATGTCCATCAACAATCAAGGCAAATCTGTGACTCTTGGCTTCAGAGTCATTCGATATACCTTCTCACCTGTCCTCTATATTAACTGTCAGGTATCCGGCTGTGTGCCTACGACGCTGAACGATGTCGACAG AGCTGTGGGTCTCCGAGACAAAAGAGGATGGCAAGCGAGAACACCCATCCAAATAATCAGTCTTACCACATCACTTCATATATTCGAGTGCGGGAGCGCGATCAGGAAGCACAGCAAG ACATTATCACACGGACGAGTGATTTTGACCTTTGTACGGAAACAGCAGAGTTCAGGATCATTCTAG
- the LOC112557836 gene encoding sulfotransferase 1A3-like yields MMMLLRGQAETITFKKSLHMIEFNSAANIGEFQSPRVLNSHVLYADLPHEVHTRRLKIVFVCRNPKDVAVSLYNHHVKLSEYYEYSGEFKDWLELFVEGKVDYGSWFDYTNSWENVIYGDRVNPIHVVMYEDMKEDPSRETKRLADFLGVSCSSDLISAVVTKCGFDHMKEDKKPHQNHSEVMFRKGVVGDWKNYFTVAQNEAFDAILAERMKGSKLQVRYQL; encoded by the exons atgatgatgctgctgagAGGGCAAGCCGAGACGATCACCTTCAAGAAGTCGCTCCACATGATCGAGTTCAACTCTGCGGCCAATATCGGCGAGTTTCAGTCCCCGCGCGTGCTCAACTCGCACGTTCTCTACGCCGACCTTCCGCACGAGGTTCACACGCGCCGCCTAAAGATCGTCTTCGTCTGCCGCAACCCCAAGGACGTGGCCGTGTCCTTGTACAACCACCATGTCAAGCTGTCGGAGTACTACGAGTACAGCGGGGAATTCAAGGACTGGCTGGAGCTTTTCGTGGAAGGGAAAG TCGACTATGGTTCATGGTTCGACTATACTAACAGCTGGGAGAACGTAATTTACGGTGACCGCGTGAACCCTATCCATGTCGTCATGTACGAAGATATGAAggag gaTCCAAGTCGTGAAACAAAACGCCTTGCTGACTTCCTTGGTGTAAGCTGCTCGTCGGATTTGATCTCGGCAGTGGTCACCAAGTGCGGCTTTGACCACATGAAGGAAGACAAGAAACCTCATCAGAACCACAGCGAGGTCATGTTCAGAAAAG GTGTTGTGGGAGACTGGAAGAACTACTTCACCGTAGCCCAGAATGAAGCTTTCGATGCCATCCTGGCAGAGAGAATGAAAGGCAGCAAACTGCAAGTCCGATACCAGCTGTGA
- the LOC112558108 gene encoding EGF-like domain-containing protein 2 isoform X1, producing the protein MVSMSRYLFLLLASVCLVPQVISQIHCMRPLQRCLNGGTCDSYTGQCHCAGAKGTLCQYPDATFTTEATTEICQRAVCANGSVCLEMKGTTTTTMGICACNMQQTGSLCSDPLYQMRCTREYVAFTFLVEAGESSTIGAVPLLHFDKQCMILSDRLAEIPGIVSGWHLLQGKALLHPSNECYNAIVSTEGVYSVYTLHYMMNYQSPLRVSEYDSVVSLKCKFNTQNSNDVQTSVEVRPLHQPDRKLDLHTRTATQGSFGDMKVLTSEGQPLPLQTALDIGETIIIEFPFSQIPILNDLTLGVTDVTAFPSDITSGIQPTILVENGCIAMPGAVPTIEKSPNFVKVHLRAFRFRQSDKLHLVFNISACRVQALCSCQDPSRQRRDVTTGTVTSTHSQGYAVTLKLKPSRDSTRLAAPSFKGCLKTSEFSALLAMAAVATVAAVIALAVGGAVRFWSRHK; encoded by the exons TGATCAGCCAGATACACTGTATGAGGCCGTTACAGAGATGTCTAAATGGTGGAACATGTGACTCCTACACAGGACAATGCCATTGTGCTGGAGCTAAAGGCACACTGTGTCAGTACCCGGATGCTACCTTCACAACAGAAG CCACAACAGAGATATGTCAAAGAGCCGTGTGTGCGAATGGGTCTGTATGTTTGGAGATGAAgggcacaacaacaacaacaatgggtATATGTGCGTGTAACATGCAGCAGACTGGCAGCCTGTGCAGCGACCCCCTGT ATCAAATGAGATGCACGCGGGAATATGTGGCGTTCACTTTCCTAGTGGAGGCTGGAGAGAGCAGTACGATAGGTGCTGTACCACTCCTACACTTTGACAAACAGTGTATGATCCTTAGCGATAGGCTGGCAGAAATACCAGGAATTGTGTCTGGGTGGCATCTTCTGCAAGGAAAAGCTCTCCTCCATCCCTCCAATGAATGTTACAATGCCATTGTATCAACAGAG GGCGTGTACTCAGTGTATACCCTGCACTACATGATGAACTACCAGAGTCCCCTCAGGGTGTCCGAGTACGACAGTGTGGTCAGCCTGAAGTGCAAGTTTAACACACAGAACAGCAACGATGTCCAGACGAGTGTGGAGGTTCGTCCACTCCACCAGCCAGACAG GAAGTTGGATTTGCATACTAGAACGGCTACTCAAGGTTCGTTTGGTGACATGAAGGTGCTGACGTCAGAAGGACAGCCACTTCCGCTTCAAACAGCTCTGGACATCGGGGAGACCATTATCATCGAGTTCCCTTTCAGTCAAATACCGATTCTGA ACGATCTAACACTTGGTGTTACGGACGTCACAGCCTTTCCAAGCGACATCACCTCCGGCATTCAACCTACCATTCTGGTAGAGAATGG GTGCATCGCCATGCCGGGAGCTGTACCCACTATAGAGAAGTCGCCCAACTTCGTCAAAGTACATCTTCGTGCTTTCCGCTTCCGACAGTCCGACAAGCTCCACCTCGTCTTCAACATCAGCGCCTGTCGAGTCCAAGCTCTTTGCTCG TGTCAGGATCCCTCCAGACAGCGTCGCGATGTCACCACGGGAACAGTGACCAGCACTCACTCTCAGGGTTACGCCGTTACATTGAAACTGAagccgtcacgtgacagcacTCGGCTAG CAGCGCCCTCCTTCAAAGGCTGCCTGAAGACATCCGAGTTCTCGGCCTTGCTGGCAATGGCGGCTGTGGCGACTGTGGCGGCTGTCATCGCGCTGGCTGTTGGTGGGGCGGTTCGTTTCTGGTCTCGCCATAAATAA
- the LOC112558108 gene encoding EGF-like domain-containing protein 2 isoform X2 gives MVSMSRYLFLLLASVCLVPQVISQIHCMRPLQRCLNGGTCDSYTGQCHCAGAKGTLCQYPDATFTTEATTEICQRAVCANGSVCLEMKGTTTTTMGICACNMQQTGSLCSDPLYQMRCTREYVAFTFLVEAGESSTIGAVPLLHFDKQCMILSDRLAEIPGIVSGWHLLQGKALLHPSNECYNAIVSTEGVYSVYTLHYMMNYQSPLRVSEYDSVVSLKCKFNTQNSNDVQTSVEVRPLHQPDRKLDLHTRTATQGSFGDMKVLTSEGQPLPLQTALDIGETIIIEFPFSQIPILNDLTLGVTDVTAFPSDITSGIQPTILVENGCIAMPGAVPTIEKSPNFVKVHLRAFRFRQSDKLHLVFNISACRVQALCSCQDPSRQRRDVTTGTVTSTHSQGYAVTLKLKPSRDSTRLAPSFKGCLKTSEFSALLAMAAVATVAAVIALAVGGAVRFWSRHK, from the exons TGATCAGCCAGATACACTGTATGAGGCCGTTACAGAGATGTCTAAATGGTGGAACATGTGACTCCTACACAGGACAATGCCATTGTGCTGGAGCTAAAGGCACACTGTGTCAGTACCCGGATGCTACCTTCACAACAGAAG CCACAACAGAGATATGTCAAAGAGCCGTGTGTGCGAATGGGTCTGTATGTTTGGAGATGAAgggcacaacaacaacaacaatgggtATATGTGCGTGTAACATGCAGCAGACTGGCAGCCTGTGCAGCGACCCCCTGT ATCAAATGAGATGCACGCGGGAATATGTGGCGTTCACTTTCCTAGTGGAGGCTGGAGAGAGCAGTACGATAGGTGCTGTACCACTCCTACACTTTGACAAACAGTGTATGATCCTTAGCGATAGGCTGGCAGAAATACCAGGAATTGTGTCTGGGTGGCATCTTCTGCAAGGAAAAGCTCTCCTCCATCCCTCCAATGAATGTTACAATGCCATTGTATCAACAGAG GGCGTGTACTCAGTGTATACCCTGCACTACATGATGAACTACCAGAGTCCCCTCAGGGTGTCCGAGTACGACAGTGTGGTCAGCCTGAAGTGCAAGTTTAACACACAGAACAGCAACGATGTCCAGACGAGTGTGGAGGTTCGTCCACTCCACCAGCCAGACAG GAAGTTGGATTTGCATACTAGAACGGCTACTCAAGGTTCGTTTGGTGACATGAAGGTGCTGACGTCAGAAGGACAGCCACTTCCGCTTCAAACAGCTCTGGACATCGGGGAGACCATTATCATCGAGTTCCCTTTCAGTCAAATACCGATTCTGA ACGATCTAACACTTGGTGTTACGGACGTCACAGCCTTTCCAAGCGACATCACCTCCGGCATTCAACCTACCATTCTGGTAGAGAATGG GTGCATCGCCATGCCGGGAGCTGTACCCACTATAGAGAAGTCGCCCAACTTCGTCAAAGTACATCTTCGTGCTTTCCGCTTCCGACAGTCCGACAAGCTCCACCTCGTCTTCAACATCAGCGCCTGTCGAGTCCAAGCTCTTTGCTCG TGTCAGGATCCCTCCAGACAGCGTCGCGATGTCACCACGGGAACAGTGACCAGCACTCACTCTCAGGGTTACGCCGTTACATTGAAACTGAagccgtcacgtgacagcacTCGGCTAG CGCCCTCCTTCAAAGGCTGCCTGAAGACATCCGAGTTCTCGGCCTTGCTGGCAATGGCGGCTGTGGCGACTGTGGCGGCTGTCATCGCGCTGGCTGTTGGTGGGGCGGTTCGTTTCTGGTCTCGCCATAAATAA